One Bacteroidota bacterium genomic window carries:
- a CDS encoding NUDIX domain-containing protein produces the protein MAGTFNIRVYGLRLNEKKEILLSDEFVLNTYMTKFPGGGLNYGEGPADCLMREAIEEYGQEIVLTGHFYTTHYFQPAMFYKNVQLISIYYFFDFKEEIRFKISEKKFDFEPLTEGSQSFRWQSLDTLTNDDLSFPVDRYVLQMLKEKVLE, from the coding sequence ATGGCAGGTACTTTTAACATCAGGGTTTATGGACTAAGGTTGAACGAAAAAAAGGAAATATTGCTTTCGGACGAATTTGTATTAAATACTTACATGACCAAATTTCCCGGAGGCGGACTGAATTATGGCGAAGGCCCTGCCGATTGTTTGATGCGCGAAGCCATCGAAGAATATGGACAGGAAATCGTCCTTACAGGACATTTCTATACTACCCACTATTTTCAGCCTGCCATGTTTTATAAGAATGTGCAGCTAATCAGTATCTATTATTTTTTCGATTTTAAAGAAGAAATACGGTTTAAAATTTCTGAGAAGAAATTCGATTTTGAACCTCTGACCGAGGGCAGCCAATCATTTCGTTGGCAAAGTCTTGATACACTTACAAACGATGACCTTAGTTTTCCGGTTGACCGCTATGTTTTGCAGATGTTAAAAGAAAAAGTTTTGGAATGA
- the miaA gene encoding tRNA (adenosine(37)-N6)-dimethylallyltransferase MiaA, with protein sequence MKPLLVVIGGPTGIGKTPVSIALAQHFKTEIVSADSRQFFKEMTIGTAVPSPSDLAKVKHHLVQNLSIDEAYNASRYESDALACLDGIFKQNNIAFLVGGSGLYIDAICKGIDDLPSISAEVRQKLNCFFEIEGLERLQEEVNRIDPEYFEVVDKNNPKRLLKALEVFEMTGLPYSRFLLRTSKERSFHVINLFLDTNRTVLYNRINQRVDKMVQAGLVEEARSLWPKKGLTPLKTVGYSELFSYFEGNLKLEEAIEQIKNHSRAYARRQLTWFRRYSESHWFDPVQLEEVKALIQSNIEFRN encoded by the coding sequence ATGAAACCTTTGCTTGTTGTTATTGGTGGCCCCACAGGTATTGGAAAAACTCCGGTTTCAATTGCATTGGCACAGCATTTTAAAACCGAAATTGTCTCGGCCGACAGCCGTCAGTTTTTCAAGGAAATGACAATTGGTACTGCAGTTCCCTCGCCCTCTGATCTTGCAAAAGTAAAACACCACCTGGTACAAAACCTTAGTATAGATGAAGCCTACAACGCAAGCCGGTACGAAAGCGATGCACTGGCTTGCCTGGATGGTATTTTCAAACAAAACAATATCGCATTTCTGGTAGGTGGATCCGGTTTATATATCGATGCCATCTGCAAAGGAATTGATGATTTGCCCAGCATCAGTGCGGAAGTCAGGCAAAAACTCAATTGCTTTTTCGAAATCGAAGGTCTTGAAAGGCTCCAGGAAGAAGTGAACCGAATTGATCCTGAATACTTCGAAGTAGTGGATAAAAACAATCCCAAACGTTTGCTCAAAGCACTTGAAGTATTTGAAATGACCGGACTTCCCTATTCCCGTTTCCTGCTCAGAACCAGCAAGGAAAGGTCTTTTCATGTGATCAATCTCTTTCTTGATACCAACAGAACTGTATTGTACAACAGAATTAACCAGAGGGTCGACAAGATGGTTCAAGCTGGTTTGGTGGAAGAAGCTCGGAGTTTATGGCCAAAGAAGGGCCTTACCCCATTAAAAACCGTCGGCTATTCAGAGCTTTTTAGTTATTTCGAAGGAAATTTAAAGCTTGAAGAAGCCATTGAACAAATAAAAAACCATAGCCGCGCTTATGCCCGCAGGCAGCTCACTTGGTTCAGGCGATACAGTGAAAGCCATTGGTTTGATCCAGTTCAGTTGGAGGAAGTGAAAGCACTAATCCAAAGTAATATTGAATTTAGAAACTGA
- a CDS encoding aconitate hydratase — translation MIFDLDMIKKVYSELTKRIDLARKVTGRPLSLSEKILYAHLDQPVAKEFKRGTDYVNFNPDRVAMQDATAQMALLQFMQAGRNKTVVPTTVHCDHLILAKEGASKDLLSAKQTNEEVFDFLSSVSNKYGIGFWKPGAGIIHQVVLENYAFPGGMMIGTDSHTVNAGGLGMIAIGVGGADAVDVMVGMPWELKFPRLIGVKLTGKLNGWTSAKDVILRVAGILTVKGGTGCIVEYFGEGAKNLSATGKGTICNMGAEIGATTSTFGYDDSMRRYLHATGRKEVADLADKIASYLTGDEEVYDQPEKYFDQLIEINLSELEPHLNGPFSPDIATPIGKMKEMATKNGWPTHIEVGLIGSCTNSSYEDISRAASIANDAVKKNLVAKSEFTITPGSEQVRYTIERDGFIDTFSKIGGKVFANACGPCIGQWSRIGAEQQKKNTIVHSFNRNFAKRADGNPNTYAFVASPELVTALVIAGDLTFNPITDTLLNKKGEKVKLEAPVGDELPIKGFDVEDAGYQAPAAEGSKVQISVKPGSDRLQVLEPFKAWNGKDLTGLKLLIKAKGKCTTDHISMAGPWLKYRGHLDNISNNLLIGAMNFFNEKTNQVRNQLTGEIMEVPAAQRAYQAAGISTLIVGDENYGEGSSREHAAMEPRHLGVKAVLVKSFARIHETNLKKQGMLALTFSNKADYDKIREDDTIDILGLESFDPEKAFRVRLSHADGTKEEFAVNHTYNQNQFEWFKAGSALNLIKIQQK, via the coding sequence ATGATATTCGATCTCGACATGATTAAAAAAGTCTATTCAGAATTAACAAAACGAATAGACCTAGCCAGAAAGGTAACCGGAAGGCCATTGAGCTTATCGGAAAAAATTTTGTATGCACACCTCGATCAACCAGTCGCAAAAGAATTTAAGAGGGGGACAGACTATGTTAATTTCAATCCCGACCGTGTAGCCATGCAGGATGCTACTGCCCAGATGGCATTGTTACAGTTTATGCAGGCCGGAAGGAATAAAACAGTAGTTCCGACCACAGTGCATTGCGATCACCTGATTCTTGCAAAAGAAGGCGCTTCGAAAGACTTATTGTCAGCCAAACAAACGAATGAGGAAGTATTTGACTTTTTAAGTTCTGTATCGAATAAATATGGCATTGGTTTCTGGAAACCAGGAGCAGGAATTATCCATCAGGTAGTGCTTGAGAATTATGCCTTCCCGGGAGGTATGATGATTGGAACCGACTCGCATACGGTAAATGCCGGAGGGCTGGGCATGATTGCAATTGGTGTGGGTGGTGCCGATGCGGTAGATGTAATGGTAGGTATGCCCTGGGAACTGAAATTTCCGAGATTAATAGGTGTAAAACTTACCGGCAAGCTTAACGGCTGGACTTCCGCGAAAGATGTTATACTTAGGGTAGCCGGCATTCTTACGGTGAAAGGTGGAACCGGTTGCATTGTAGAATATTTTGGGGAGGGAGCCAAAAATCTTTCAGCTACCGGCAAAGGCACCATTTGCAACATGGGTGCCGAAATTGGTGCCACCACTTCTACTTTTGGTTATGACGATTCGATGCGGAGATACCTTCATGCTACCGGTCGCAAAGAAGTAGCTGACCTGGCCGACAAAATTGCCTCTTACCTTACCGGCGATGAAGAAGTTTATGACCAACCTGAAAAATATTTCGATCAGCTTATTGAAATTAACCTTTCGGAACTGGAACCTCATCTCAATGGACCATTCTCTCCTGATATTGCAACCCCAATCGGAAAAATGAAAGAGATGGCTACAAAGAACGGCTGGCCTACCCATATTGAAGTTGGTCTGATAGGTTCGTGCACCAATTCATCTTACGAAGATATTTCACGGGCTGCATCTATTGCAAACGATGCTGTGAAAAAAAACCTGGTTGCCAAATCGGAATTTACTATCACACCCGGCTCGGAGCAAGTGCGTTATACCATAGAACGAGATGGTTTTATAGATACATTTAGTAAAATAGGCGGAAAGGTGTTTGCCAACGCCTGCGGCCCTTGCATCGGACAATGGTCGCGCATTGGAGCTGAGCAGCAGAAGAAAAATACCATTGTGCACTCATTCAACCGGAATTTCGCCAAAAGAGCCGATGGAAACCCCAATACCTATGCTTTTGTAGCATCGCCCGAATTGGTCACTGCTCTGGTCATTGCTGGCGATCTGACCTTCAACCCAATCACCGATACCCTGCTGAATAAAAAAGGTGAAAAAGTAAAACTCGAGGCCCCTGTTGGAGATGAATTGCCCATAAAAGGCTTTGATGTAGAAGATGCCGGTTACCAGGCTCCTGCTGCCGAAGGATCGAAAGTGCAAATATCTGTAAAACCAGGCTCAGACCGCCTTCAAGTGCTTGAGCCATTCAAAGCCTGGAATGGAAAAGACCTTACAGGACTCAAGCTACTTATTAAGGCTAAAGGGAAATGCACCACAGACCATATTTCGATGGCAGGCCCATGGCTAAAATACCGTGGCCACCTCGATAACATCTCGAACAATCTGCTCATTGGAGCCATGAACTTCTTTAACGAAAAAACCAACCAGGTAAGGAACCAGCTCACAGGCGAAATTATGGAAGTACCTGCAGCACAAAGAGCCTATCAGGCTGCTGGTATCAGCACCCTTATAGTTGGCGACGAGAATTATGGCGAGGGAAGCTCGCGCGAACATGCCGCCATGGAGCCTCGCCACCTTGGAGTAAAAGCGGTTTTGGTAAAATCATTTGCCCGTATCCACGAAACCAACCTCAAAAAACAGGGAATGCTGGCCTTGACCTTCAGCAATAAAGCCGATTATGACAAGATTCGTGAGGATGATACCATAGATATACTTGGACTAGAAAGTTTTGATCCTGAAAAAGCTTTTAGAGTAAGACTTTCTCATGCCGATGGCACAAAGGAGGAATTTGCAGTAAACCATACCTACAATCAAAACCAGTTTGAATGGTTTAAAGCAGGTTCGGCCCTTAACCTTATTAAAATTCAGCAGAAGTAG
- a CDS encoding DUF1987 domain-containing protein gives MNKLEIAASSSTPKVVFDPSEGVFKIEGRAIPENPSEFFNEPVVWLKEYFKDPLPLTILAINLEYVNSGSAKYLLTLFRVLREATLRGHKIEITWYFEEDDEAIESLGEHYKTTSGIPFRLVQYI, from the coding sequence ATGAATAAGCTTGAAATTGCGGCATCTTCCAGTACTCCCAAGGTTGTTTTTGACCCCTCTGAAGGTGTTTTTAAAATCGAAGGCAGAGCAATTCCAGAAAATCCAAGCGAGTTTTTTAATGAGCCTGTTGTGTGGCTTAAGGAATATTTTAAAGACCCCTTGCCTTTAACTATCCTTGCCATTAATCTGGAATATGTCAACAGTGGCTCTGCAAAATATTTGCTTACCTTATTCAGAGTATTAAGAGAAGCAACCCTTCGCGGACACAAAATTGAGATTACCTGGTATTTCGAAGAAGACGATGAAGCCATTGAAAGTCTTGGTGAGCATTATAAAACTACTAGCGGAATTCCTTTTCGCCTGGTACAATACATTTAG